The Hyphococcus flavus genome contains a region encoding:
- a CDS encoding tetratricopeptide repeat protein, producing the protein MHAWSRILSSIASVAAAAGLSLPVLGPAFAASGLEDVQVGERELQTRIAIICDGACAIEKRSDELFFLPGVDAEMSLDLSDRSLNIEGFSIVKDAEGSVLRIAPTRLIEYANAKPCRIKERPAQCVDIFFADALPREARIETPSLGPEPAVAKPNLRESEPDRLSRFARLAPPERLAPPQGTNLASVQPAFDPAAQSAPSIRDTVRETAPIANVSGADGFDYAASIKSLLGKNLTPGYCASAKATLQADPWALEAMSDVGLCEAAAGNAEKGEQVLSRLLEYTPDAYEAHVGRALIAVQAGEKSIARRYFQDALNAPPPIEESNRIVAAMNRL; encoded by the coding sequence ATGCACGCTTGGTCTCGCATTCTGTCATCGATTGCGTCGGTTGCAGCCGCAGCCGGGCTGTCATTGCCTGTATTAGGGCCTGCATTTGCCGCGTCGGGGCTGGAGGACGTTCAGGTGGGCGAGCGGGAATTGCAGACCCGCATCGCGATCATCTGTGACGGCGCCTGCGCCATTGAAAAACGAAGCGATGAGTTATTCTTTCTGCCAGGCGTCGATGCGGAAATGTCGCTGGACCTCTCTGATCGCAGTTTAAATATTGAAGGCTTTTCCATCGTTAAAGACGCAGAGGGAAGCGTTCTCAGGATCGCTCCCACGAGATTAATTGAATACGCCAATGCAAAGCCGTGCCGGATCAAGGAGCGGCCCGCTCAATGCGTGGATATTTTCTTCGCTGACGCTCTCCCAAGGGAAGCCAGAATTGAAACACCAAGCCTGGGGCCGGAACCGGCTGTCGCAAAACCGAACTTGCGTGAGAGCGAACCGGACCGGCTGTCACGTTTTGCAAGACTAGCTCCGCCAGAACGGCTTGCGCCACCTCAAGGAACCAATCTCGCTTCGGTGCAGCCCGCGTTTGATCCGGCGGCGCAAAGTGCGCCGTCCATTCGCGATACAGTCCGCGAAACGGCGCCAATCGCGAATGTTAGCGGTGCGGATGGTTTTGATTATGCGGCGAGCATAAAGTCTTTGTTGGGAAAAAATCTCACGCCCGGGTATTGCGCGTCGGCCAAAGCGACGTTGCAGGCTGACCCCTGGGCGCTTGAGGCCATGTCCGATGTCGGCCTGTGTGAGGCGGCGGCCGGCAATGCGGAAAAGGGCGAGCAAGTGTTGTCTCGTCTGCTGGAATACACGCCGGATGCTTATGAAGCCCATGTGGGGCGCGCATTGATTGCTGTGCAGGCTGGAGAAAAAAGCATCGCGCGGCGGTATTTTCAGGATGCGCTGAATGCGCCGCCGCCGATTGAAGAATCGAACCGCATCGTCGCGGCAATGAACCGGCTCTAG
- a CDS encoding kynureninase, producing MTVHSRKDAEALDAADPLAPLREHFDLPEGVIYLDGNSLGPPPRSALKRLHETAHNHWGKDLIKSWNTAGWIDLPKTCGAKIATLVGADPNDVIVCDSVSVNIFKLASALLKLHPGALAYEQDEFPTDGYILQGLANLTNSPLIKLNHQGGPVEAFAGGASVLIKSAVHYKTAAIADIAAWEAEAGKAGAVIIWDLSHAAGVINLDLEAAGARFAVGCGYKYLNGGPGAPAFVYAQRKAAEKLNQPLSGWMGHAHAFDFAGDYAPGEGVKRFACGTPPILSMSVLDAALDVFADIDMSAVEAKAKALGDIFLLRAQKLSLESVSPGIGESRGGHVSLKFKDGYAVVQALIARGVIGDFRTPDLMRFGFAPLYLGYSDVWDAADAFEQVMTSESWNAPEFITRKAVI from the coding sequence ATGACCGTACATTCCCGAAAAGATGCCGAGGCCCTCGACGCGGCTGACCCGTTGGCGCCCTTGCGCGAACACTTCGACCTGCCCGAAGGCGTTATTTATCTCGATGGCAACTCACTCGGACCGCCGCCGCGCAGTGCGCTCAAACGGCTGCATGAAACGGCGCACAATCACTGGGGCAAGGACCTCATTAAGTCATGGAATACGGCTGGCTGGATCGACCTGCCGAAAACATGCGGCGCCAAAATCGCGACCTTAGTCGGCGCTGACCCCAATGACGTCATTGTTTGCGATTCTGTTTCCGTGAATATTTTCAAATTGGCAAGCGCATTGCTCAAGTTGCATCCCGGCGCGCTCGCCTACGAACAGGACGAGTTTCCAACTGATGGTTACATCCTGCAAGGGCTGGCTAACCTGACGAATTCGCCGCTCATAAAACTGAACCATCAAGGCGGGCCGGTTGAAGCATTTGCGGGCGGCGCCAGCGTTCTGATCAAGAGCGCCGTGCATTATAAAACCGCCGCTATCGCGGATATCGCAGCATGGGAAGCGGAAGCCGGAAAAGCCGGCGCCGTCATCATCTGGGATTTAAGCCACGCCGCCGGCGTCATTAATCTCGATCTTGAAGCTGCGGGTGCGCGCTTCGCTGTTGGTTGCGGTTACAAATATCTGAATGGCGGGCCCGGTGCGCCGGCATTTGTCTATGCGCAACGAAAGGCTGCGGAAAAACTCAATCAACCCTTATCCGGTTGGATGGGACATGCGCACGCTTTTGATTTTGCTGGAGATTACGCGCCGGGTGAAGGTGTTAAACGGTTCGCTTGCGGCACGCCACCGATCCTTTCGATGTCAGTGCTGGATGCGGCATTAGATGTCTTTGCTGATATCGACATGTCCGCCGTTGAGGCGAAAGCCAAAGCGCTTGGCGATATTTTTCTGCTCCGCGCGCAAAAGCTGAGCCTCGAATCCGTATCGCCGGGTATTGGTGAAAGCCGCGGCGGACATGTGAGTCTGAAGTTCAAAGACGGCTATGCTGTCGTGCAGGCATTGATCGCACGCGGCGTCATCGGTGATTTCCGAACGCCTGACCTGATGCGGTTTGGTTTCGCGCCGCTGTATCTTGGCTATTCGGACGTCTGGGACGCCGCAGACGCTTTCGAACAGGTGATGACGTCAGAAAGCTGGAACGCGCCCGAATTCATAACGCGCAAAGCGGTTATCTAG
- the kynB gene encoding arylformamidase: protein MTIIDITPLVSAATPMFPGDTKFSATRCWEIGADCPVNVSRIVMSTHTGAHADAPLHYDENGKPIDQVDLAPYIGPCAVVQLTDQSPLVSKDSIAKALDEISVTAPERVIIRTYERIPSEWDENFTAIDAGAIDWLATCGCRLIGVDTPSLDPASSKTMDAHNAVRRADMRILEGLRLDDVAPGVYELIAPPLKLKGLDAAPVRALLRTMS, encoded by the coding sequence ATGACCATCATTGACATAACGCCTCTTGTCAGCGCCGCAACTCCTATGTTTCCGGGTGACACAAAATTTTCCGCGACGCGCTGTTGGGAAATTGGCGCCGATTGCCCTGTCAATGTTTCACGCATAGTCATGTCCACCCATACCGGCGCCCATGCGGACGCCCCTTTGCATTATGATGAAAACGGAAAACCGATTGATCAGGTTGACCTCGCTCCCTATATCGGTCCTTGCGCTGTTGTTCAGCTTACAGATCAATCACCGCTCGTAAGTAAGGATTCAATCGCCAAGGCATTGGATGAAATCAGCGTAACGGCGCCCGAACGCGTTATCATTCGCACCTATGAACGTATTCCAAGCGAGTGGGATGAAAATTTCACCGCCATCGACGCCGGCGCTATCGACTGGCTCGCAACGTGCGGCTGCCGTTTGATTGGCGTCGATACGCCGTCGCTGGACCCCGCTTCTTCCAAAACAATGGATGCGCATAACGCTGTCCGGCGCGCTGACATGCGCATCCTTGAAGGGTTGCGTCTCGACGATGTGGCGCCCGGCGTTTATGAATTGATTGCACCACCTTTAAAACTGAAAGGCCTCGACGCCGCGCCTGTTCGCGCCTTATTGAGAACGATGTCATGA
- a CDS encoding amino acid permease has protein sequence MNSPIETRVKPAIGFWKCWSMAVGVMIGSGVFLLPASLAPYGGVSFLGWLLTSVGAILIALSLGRLAGRTERTGGPYVYAQKAFGDLTGFLVAWGYWLGVVFATTAIAVAFAGYAGALAPMLGASPLTQGAVAAGLIVLLTLINLKGVAEAASMQLVMTILKLVPLFLIVLVAIFAGSPENLPPLNPSDAPFGKALAATALLTMWAFLGLECAVIPAGDVENPTKTMPRAIVTGTIFVAVLYIASTAAVMFLLPIEKLAVSTAPFADAAYPLGAIGAPLIAIGAIISTAGSANGNILMSGQMPLAVALDGLAPKALARRNAGNSPALALILSSALSIALLAFNYQEGLVAAFTFLITMSTLGTLAPYLVSAVAEFKYSWRSAKGWAAIALLAVIYSLIAMLGAGLKTLLWGAVLMLAGLPVFYWVRRKKTGQA, from the coding sequence ATGAATTCCCCCATAGAAACTAGGGTCAAACCCGCCATCGGTTTTTGGAAATGCTGGTCCATGGCCGTTGGCGTCATGATAGGGTCGGGGGTTTTTCTTCTCCCGGCGTCCTTAGCGCCTTATGGCGGCGTCAGTTTCCTTGGCTGGCTTTTGACAAGTGTTGGAGCGATTTTAATAGCCCTCAGTCTGGGCCGCCTTGCCGGCCGTACAGAGCGCACAGGCGGGCCTTATGTTTATGCGCAAAAAGCGTTCGGAGATCTGACAGGTTTTCTCGTTGCCTGGGGCTATTGGCTGGGCGTTGTCTTCGCAACAACTGCAATCGCGGTCGCCTTCGCCGGGTATGCCGGTGCGCTGGCGCCGATGCTGGGCGCTAGCCCGTTAACGCAAGGCGCTGTTGCTGCAGGCCTGATCGTTCTTCTTACCCTTATCAATTTGAAAGGCGTCGCCGAAGCGGCGTCAATGCAGCTTGTCATGACAATATTAAAACTCGTTCCGCTGTTTTTGATTGTCCTCGTCGCTATCTTTGCCGGTTCGCCGGAAAACCTTCCGCCACTTAATCCGTCAGACGCACCATTCGGTAAAGCGCTGGCCGCGACCGCGCTTCTCACGATGTGGGCGTTTTTAGGACTGGAGTGCGCGGTCATTCCGGCGGGTGATGTTGAGAACCCCACAAAAACTATGCCGCGCGCGATTGTGACTGGTACGATATTTGTCGCTGTTCTTTATATCGCCTCGACTGCCGCCGTGATGTTCTTGTTGCCGATAGAAAAACTTGCGGTTTCGACCGCGCCTTTCGCGGATGCTGCGTATCCGCTTGGTGCGATCGGGGCGCCCTTAATCGCCATAGGTGCGATTATATCCACGGCAGGATCAGCAAACGGTAACATATTGATGAGCGGGCAAATGCCCTTGGCTGTCGCGCTGGACGGACTTGCGCCAAAAGCACTCGCGCGCCGCAATGCCGGCAATTCCCCTGCGTTGGCGCTGATTCTTTCGTCTGCGCTGTCTATCGCGCTCCTCGCGTTCAATTATCAGGAAGGCCTCGTAGCGGCGTTCACATTCTTGATCACCATGTCAACGCTCGGCACGCTGGCGCCGTACCTCGTTTCTGCCGTGGCGGAGTTCAAATACTCCTGGCGCAGCGCCAAAGGGTGGGCGGCGATTGCTTTATTGGCTGTGATCTATTCCCTGATTGCGATGCTTGGGGCAGGACTCAAAACGTTGCTCTGGGGGGCGGTCTTGATGTTGGCGGGTTTGCCGGTGTTTTATTGGGTGAGGCGTAAGAAAACAGGGCAAGCATGA
- a CDS encoding aromatic ring-hydroxylating oxygenase subunit alpha, which yields MSKAAEFETGLPAWAYTDPDFFALEREKIFASSWQIICHDSDIAKPGAYATLNFMGELMMVVRGNDGVVRAFKNVCRHRAARLLDAPFGRCSSRIVCPYHAWTYDLEGKLVGVPRQDGYDFFEKRNYGLTPLGLGECGGFYFVKAGEGGQAFDDFAKPFREEFEIYKSREMKALGRITLRERVVNWKIATENYIDKLHLPVAHDGLSGLVGDTYKLRIDGDAYRIESSIEALPNQSPSVRAYRKFLPATAHLPDERRRQWLYLKLWPNLAFDIYPDQIDYMQFIPLAPDRTLLREISYAIPDESREMKAARYLNWRINREVNLEDKDVIERMQAGLASGNYVPGPISREEICLRDFAERMRQELPICRERQRPTKAAFEHARQA from the coding sequence ATGAGTAAAGCTGCTGAGTTTGAAACGGGGCTTCCTGCATGGGCATACACCGACCCTGACTTCTTCGCGCTGGAACGTGAAAAAATTTTCGCATCCAGTTGGCAGATCATTTGCCACGACAGCGACATCGCAAAACCTGGCGCCTATGCGACGCTGAATTTCATGGGCGAACTGATGATGGTCGTGCGCGGCAATGACGGCGTCGTGCGCGCGTTCAAAAATGTTTGCCGCCACCGGGCAGCACGCTTGCTGGATGCGCCATTTGGCCGATGTTCATCTCGCATTGTTTGCCCGTATCACGCCTGGACATACGATCTGGAAGGCAAACTGGTCGGTGTGCCACGGCAAGACGGGTACGACTTTTTCGAAAAGCGGAACTACGGTCTGACGCCGTTAGGTCTCGGTGAATGCGGAGGGTTTTATTTCGTAAAAGCAGGTGAGGGCGGTCAGGCGTTTGACGATTTCGCCAAACCGTTTCGCGAAGAATTCGAAATCTACAAGTCGCGCGAAATGAAAGCGCTGGGGCGCATTACGCTGCGCGAGCGTGTTGTGAACTGGAAGATCGCGACGGAAAACTACATCGACAAACTTCACCTGCCAGTTGCGCATGACGGTCTTAGCGGCCTTGTTGGCGATACTTACAAATTGAGGATAGACGGCGATGCTTATCGCATTGAATCAAGCATAGAAGCATTGCCGAACCAGTCGCCTTCGGTGCGGGCGTACAGAAAATTTCTGCCAGCAACGGCGCATTTGCCAGATGAGCGCCGCAGGCAGTGGCTATATCTGAAACTCTGGCCGAACCTCGCCTTTGATATTTACCCTGACCAGATCGATTACATGCAATTCATCCCGCTTGCGCCGGACCGGACATTATTGCGGGAGATTTCATACGCCATCCCTGATGAGAGTCGTGAAATGAAGGCCGCGCGATATCTCAACTGGCGGATTAACCGGGAAGTCAATCTGGAAGACAAAGACGTGATTGAGCGCATGCAAGCCGGCCTCGCCAGCGGAAACTACGTGCCGGGTCCGATCTCGCGTGAAGAAATCTGCCTGCGCGATTTCGCTGAACGGATGCGACAGGAACTGCCCATATGCCGTGAGCGCCAGCGGCCAACAAAAGCGGCTTTTGAACACGCCCGGCAAGCTTGA
- a CDS encoding glycine--tRNA ligase subunit alpha, whose product MTEKKASTFQDLILTLQNYWAANGCVILQPYDMEMGAGTFHPATTLRSLGPKPWNAAYVQPCRRPTDGRYGANPNRFQHYFQFQVVLKPSPENIQDLYLGSLDAIGVDRSVHDIRFVEDDWESPTLGAWGLGWEVWCDGMEVTQFTYFQQVGGFDCKPVTGEITYGLERLAMYVQGVDNGFDLVYGGEKPDGTPFTYGDVFHQNEVEQSAYNFELADTDVLFRQFKEAEEACARIIEAGEASGKAYPLPAYEQCIKASHVFNLLDARGVISATERQSYILRVRTLSKACCDAWLKSPQGRSEGAGVVDYAEA is encoded by the coding sequence ATGACCGAGAAAAAAGCATCGACCTTTCAAGACCTCATTTTGACGCTCCAGAATTACTGGGCGGCGAATGGCTGCGTCATTCTGCAACCCTATGACATGGAGATGGGGGCGGGGACGTTTCACCCGGCGACGACCTTGCGCTCGTTGGGGCCGAAGCCGTGGAACGCGGCCTATGTGCAGCCCTGCCGCCGGCCGACGGATGGACGCTATGGCGCGAACCCGAACCGGTTCCAACATTACTTTCAATTTCAGGTGGTGTTGAAACCGAGCCCCGAAAACATTCAGGACTTGTATCTCGGTTCTCTTGACGCGATCGGCGTCGACCGTTCCGTGCACGACATACGGTTTGTTGAGGATGACTGGGAAAGCCCGACCCTTGGCGCGTGGGGGCTAGGCTGGGAGGTCTGGTGTGACGGCATGGAAGTGACCCAGTTTACCTATTTCCAACAGGTCGGCGGTTTCGACTGCAAGCCGGTAACAGGCGAGATCACCTACGGGCTCGAACGCCTCGCCATGTATGTGCAGGGCGTCGATAACGGATTTGACCTTGTCTATGGCGGCGAAAAACCGGACGGCACGCCGTTCACCTATGGCGATGTTTTCCACCAGAACGAGGTCGAGCAATCGGCATATAATTTCGAGTTAGCGGATACGGATGTGTTGTTTCGCCAGTTTAAAGAGGCGGAAGAAGCATGCGCGCGCATCATCGAAGCCGGTGAAGCGTCAGGCAAGGCGTATCCTCTGCCGGCATATGAGCAGTGCATCAAAGCCTCGCATGTCTTTAATCTGCTTGATGCGCGCGGAGTAATCTCCGCAACTGAGCGCCAGTCCTATATCTTGCGCGTTCGCACGTTGTCGAAGGCTTGCTGCGATGCGTGGCTGAAAAGCCCTCAAGGTCGCAGTGAAGGCGCAGGGGTCGTAGATTACGCGGAGGCATAA
- a CDS encoding GFA family protein: protein MASVEMPLKGGCQCGKLRYELSAPPITLYACHCTNCQKQTGSAFVLSAAVIESSFSFTEGEPAKVEWTADSGANRYGLFCGDCGGRICNGQTPSIGILSLRAGTADDKSWMKPAAHIWVKSAQSWFRFAEDDLLFDGQPTDYSPAVERFQSYGFFPV, encoded by the coding sequence ATGGCGAGTGTAGAGATGCCGCTCAAAGGCGGGTGCCAATGCGGCAAACTTCGTTACGAACTTTCCGCACCGCCAATAACGCTCTATGCGTGTCATTGCACGAACTGCCAGAAGCAAACGGGCAGCGCGTTCGTGCTATCTGCGGCGGTTATTGAGAGTTCATTTTCATTTACGGAAGGCGAGCCGGCGAAAGTCGAATGGACGGCTGACAGCGGCGCCAATCGATACGGTCTTTTTTGCGGCGATTGCGGCGGGCGTATCTGTAACGGCCAGACGCCATCAATCGGCATTCTATCCTTACGCGCCGGGACAGCTGACGACAAAAGCTGGATGAAACCCGCCGCGCATATCTGGGTAAAGAGCGCGCAATCCTGGTTCAGGTTTGCTGAGGATGACCTCCTCTTTGACGGACAGCCCACGGATTATTCGCCCGCCGTAGAGCGGTTTCAGTCATACGGGTTTTTTCCGGTTTAG
- a CDS encoding DUF1761 domain-containing protein translates to MPKIFGLNLVGVLVASVVFFMVGWIWYGPLFGEAWMAAEGMTEMGAPEPVWLLGGLIITIAQVIGIGLVMRWRNVADMTAAVKTALVLWLVFALPFAHYAYIYTPEHNATMLMIDAGHLLVGWVVSAVVLALIK, encoded by the coding sequence ATGCCCAAAATCTTTGGTCTTAACCTGGTGGGCGTTCTTGTTGCGTCCGTAGTTTTCTTCATGGTGGGTTGGATATGGTATGGGCCGCTGTTTGGCGAAGCATGGATGGCGGCGGAAGGCATGACGGAGATGGGGGCGCCCGAGCCAGTGTGGTTGCTCGGCGGATTAATTATCACAATCGCGCAAGTCATCGGCATCGGCCTTGTGATGCGATGGCGCAATGTGGCCGACATGACGGCGGCTGTAAAAACAGCACTGGTCCTCTGGCTGGTTTTCGCTCTGCCGTTCGCCCACTACGCCTATATTTACACGCCCGAACATAATGCAACGATGTTGATGATCGACGCCGGTCATCTGCTCGTGGGGTGGGTCGTATCGGCGGTCGTCCTCGCCTTGATAAAATAG
- the mtgA gene encoding monofunctional biosynthetic peptidoglycan transglycosylase, whose amino-acid sequence MALTAPKRKRKRRSKKKKLQSRLKRYAIAAGLAVVALFAFSVLWAGVYRVAPPPGTLVMAARGLGGDKVNKQWVRLEDISPHLVTAVIAAEDTRFCLHNGIDFEAIDKALAESKNGGRLRGASTISQQTAKNAFFWNGGGWVRKGGEAWMTVLIETLWPKRRIMEVYLNVAEWGDGIFGAEAAAQSRFGKSAKDLNAYEAALLASVLPSPDKWRVDPPGPYVRKRSGTVRARMNVVRRDGLDACVTKH is encoded by the coding sequence ATGGCGTTGACCGCGCCCAAGAGAAAACGGAAACGGCGAAGCAAAAAGAAAAAGCTGCAATCCCGGTTGAAGCGTTATGCAATCGCCGCCGGGTTGGCAGTGGTTGCGCTTTTTGCGTTCTCGGTTCTGTGGGCCGGCGTTTACCGCGTGGCGCCGCCGCCGGGAACGCTCGTCATGGCGGCGCGTGGCCTTGGCGGTGACAAGGTCAACAAACAATGGGTGCGGCTCGAGGATATTTCACCCCATCTTGTCACGGCAGTCATCGCCGCGGAGGATACGCGGTTTTGTTTGCATAACGGCATCGACTTCGAAGCGATTGACAAGGCGCTGGCGGAGTCAAAAAACGGAGGACGCCTGCGCGGCGCGTCGACCATCTCGCAACAGACGGCGAAGAACGCTTTTTTCTGGAATGGCGGCGGCTGGGTGAGGAAGGGCGGCGAGGCGTGGATGACCGTATTGATCGAAACGCTCTGGCCCAAGCGGCGCATTATGGAAGTCTATTTGAACGTGGCTGAGTGGGGCGACGGTATTTTCGGCGCCGAGGCCGCGGCGCAAAGCCGGTTCGGCAAGAGCGCCAAGGATCTGAATGCATATGAGGCGGCGCTCCTCGCCAGCGTCTTGCCGAGCCCTGATAAATGGCGGGTCGACCCGCCCGGACCTTACGTCCGTAAACGTTCAGGTACGGTGCGCGCCCGTATGAATGTGGTGCGCCGCGATGGTTTGGACGCGTGCGTTACAAAACATTAG
- a CDS encoding antibiotic biosynthesis monooxygenase codes for MSVMVIACYRPKPGKDDELRELMKTHLPTLRGEGLVEVGPSLCGKAKDGTIVEVFKWKSQAAIDAAHENKNVIAMWERFGAVCDYVTISDVEESKQMFSPFAPVDLKS; via the coding sequence ATGAGCGTTATGGTCATTGCATGCTACCGGCCAAAGCCGGGCAAGGACGATGAGCTTCGTGAGTTGATGAAAACCCACCTTCCTACCTTGCGCGGTGAGGGGCTGGTCGAGGTGGGGCCAAGCCTTTGCGGCAAGGCGAAAGACGGAACCATCGTCGAAGTTTTCAAGTGGAAATCTCAGGCCGCCATCGACGCCGCCCACGAAAACAAGAATGTCATCGCTATGTGGGAGCGGTTCGGCGCCGTTTGCGATTACGTGACGATCAGCGATGTTGAAGAATCAAAACAGATGTTTTCGCCTTTTGCACCGGTCGACCTTAAATCGTAA
- a CDS encoding DUF6438 domain-containing protein: MRSLLISLALVVVSACAPKGYTPYYANPAAPKPERNYDQISLERTACFGFCPIYKVVVNEDDVLSFRGERFVAETGGAISKRLPDGSFKDLLKVTRTYGFSELDTRYPNEAGDNCGPVATDMPSVIVEAETKSFNHQVQWYQGCMNFNGRERFEAMLTEMEAIFDIDDWIGAREDFMGGER; encoded by the coding sequence ATGCGTTCTTTGTTGATTAGTCTGGCTCTGGTTGTTGTCTCCGCCTGCGCGCCGAAAGGTTATACGCCTTATTACGCGAACCCAGCCGCGCCAAAACCGGAAAGAAACTATGACCAGATATCGCTGGAGCGCACGGCGTGTTTTGGTTTTTGCCCCATTTATAAAGTGGTGGTGAACGAAGATGATGTCCTGAGTTTCAGGGGCGAGCGGTTTGTTGCTGAAACAGGCGGCGCTATCAGCAAGCGCCTGCCTGACGGTTCGTTCAAGGACCTTTTAAAAGTTACCAGGACCTACGGCTTTTCTGAACTCGACACACGCTATCCGAATGAGGCGGGCGATAATTGCGGACCGGTGGCGACCGACATGCCAAGCGTTATTGTCGAAGCTGAAACCAAAAGCTTCAATCATCAGGTTCAATGGTATCAGGGTTGTATGAATTTCAACGGACGCGAACGGTTCGAAGCGATGTTGACAGAGATGGAAGCAATCTTCGACATCGATGACTGGATCGGCGCGCGCGAAGACTTCATGGGCGGCGAACGATAA
- a CDS encoding PaaI family thioesterase, which yields MTRITSERHTDILNGYKSGGSRFNEWSREMLGDFTLLKWGWGALSMRWDIDDRFIMPDGVMFGGHIASVADHVAGLVAMTVLTDSKERFRTSRLETNYFRPLTAPVAMIEAKVTNASKTLIHVEADFVNGDEKLAVRINAVQVRRMTG from the coding sequence ATGACTCGCATCACCTCCGAACGGCATACGGACATTTTGAATGGCTACAAGTCGGGCGGCTCTCGCTTTAACGAGTGGTCGCGCGAAATGCTTGGCGATTTCACCTTGCTCAAATGGGGATGGGGCGCGCTTTCCATGCGCTGGGATATCGATGACCGTTTCATCATGCCCGACGGGGTGATGTTCGGCGGGCATATCGCTTCCGTTGCCGACCACGTAGCGGGGCTTGTCGCCATGACGGTCCTGACCGACAGCAAGGAGCGGTTTCGCACATCGCGGCTTGAGACCAATTACTTTCGCCCGCTGACCGCCCCGGTGGCGATGATTGAAGCGAAGGTGACCAACGCGTCAAAAACGCTGATCCATGTTGAGGCGGATTTCGTCAATGGCGATGAAAAGCTGGCGGTCCGGATCAACGCCGTTCAGGTGCGTCGGATGACGGGCTAG